DNA sequence from the Alosa sapidissima isolate fAloSap1 chromosome 13, fAloSap1.pri, whole genome shotgun sequence genome:
tggttgtgctaaattgtgcttaaatctggttagcatcataaccacgctgcgctaatttgttagaaactgttgcattcaagttaattctgcaaaccaaccaccacaaatagaattcaattctgtgggaaacactgtactgTATAGATCACAAAGGAGAGAAGCTGCACAAACTGTTCCTTCAAGGGTAATGTGCCACCGACACTTAAACAAACACAGAAGCTATTGGGTCAcaaatgaataataaaaaataaccgACATACAAGACACTGAAAAAGAAAACCAAAGGTCAATGTACTTAGCGTACAGCACAAACAAGCCCCTATATGATACATTGAAGCCTTTCACATGGCAGGAGAGGCACTGAATGTATGCTGGAAGCCAATCTAGTGGACTGTTTATGTTGAAGAACATGTCTTTGGCCACTGTCCTAACTCTGTAGCTAACGTCCCCATGTTGGCAAAATTAGATGTATACCAGTTATGACAGTGGCCAAAGACATGTTCTTCAACATACACTGTCCACGAGATTCAGGACAGTTGGCAGGACATGTGCAGGACAATAGTCTTAACAATAAGAGGTATATGAGGCCTTCTTTGCAAATATGAGAAGACATCAATACCTCTGAAAACTACAAACAGTGTTCCTCgggaaaacacacagacacaaacagtcaAACAGAGGTCCTGATAGAAAGGCTGGGTCCTTGACCAGCCCTTCAATGTGACATTATACTACAGAGTATAATGGCCAACAAATCCAGTCTGATATCATCAGAAAAAGAGGCTGTAAAAGCCCAGTGGGCTAAAATTACAGATGAGGCAACCCGCTAAAGTCCTGAATGAATTTCAGAGGGTGAAACATTAGAGCACCTTTCAGTTATGCCTGTGATCTGGGGAGGTGTGGAATGGAGTGGTCACTTGCTTTCATAACTCCTTCACTAGGGCAGTTATCAAGACACTCTTCTAACATGGCTACAAGCACTCATGTTACAGCTGGTGCCTTGCTAGAGAAGCAGCTTTTAAAGTCCCCAATCAAACAGAAGAAATCCATACAGAGCAAACGTTTACAAATGGGTCCCATTCTATTCATGGACTAGCAATCTAACAAATGCACATGATTACATTACAGAAATCTAATCCAATTTGCTAACACTGCTCAGCAGCACTGGGAATTCTAAATTAAATTCTCTAAAAGAGCATGTATTGGCAAAGTGGATGATCTCCAGTGAGGACATCCCAATATAAATGAACTGACCATCACCCATATCTACATCTTGCTGTGCAAAGATGAACAGTCCCCACCAGAGCAACTAGCTCTACACACATTCTCAGTCATTTCACCCCAACCAGAGCACTTGTACGGAGGGACCAGGACGTAGACATGAGACACAGACTTACCAGTGCTGTCAACTGGAGCATGAGAGAGccaaaaagtcacaggttagaaGTCCCTACCACATCACAGCCCCATTTACACTCTAGAGGTGTCAATGAACAGCACACACTCAAATCCCAGATCTCCTCACATGATAGTGGCCATGGTTACATTAGACCAAGATTATGGGATTACTTATGGCCATTATTATGTTTCATAGTTTTAGCTTTCCTTCAGTTATTAGGAAGCATTATTGCGCATTTATGAAATGTATGCATTGGTTGTCTTTCAATATATTTTCCGTCAATTACTGTGGTTTATCCCAAGTGAGTGATCTCATTAAATAGGTATATCTAGCTGATCCAGAGGCCAGATCCCCTTTCTCACGTAGTGCATTGGGAGGAGAGGGTCTGGATTAGGAGCTTACTTGGGTTGGGCTGCAGAAGAATCTCGGTCTGTCTGAAGATCTTCTCTGTCCAGTTCTTGGTGCAGTCTGCCCGAGCAATCAGGTTCTCAAGGTGCGCGTCAAGCTCGGTCTTCTCCGCCTGGCCCAACTTCTCCTCTGTAAACTTCAGGGCAAACAGAGATgaccttattgtgtgtgtgtgtgtgtgtgtgtgtgtgtgtgtgtgtgtgtgtgtgtgtgtgtgtgtggtgtgggtgtgggtgtgggtgtgggtgtgggtgtgggtgtgggtgtgggtgtgggtgtgcgcgtgcgcgtgcgcgtgcgcgtgtgcgcaagccgtggcctactggttaacgcttcagacttgtaaccggagggttgccggttcgaaccccgaccagtaggcacggctgaagtgcccttgagcaaggcacctaacccctcactgctccccaaatgcggctgttgcaggcagctcactgcgccgggattagtgtgtgcgcttcacctcactgtgtgtttcactaattcacggattgggataaatgcagagaccaaatttccctcacgggatcaaaaaagtatatatacttatactattatCTTTCCTCGAACGATTTCCTAATCAACTACTCTCTTGACCTGTGATGGTCAAAAATAAATCTCTCCCATTTCCCGTGGACAAACTGCAAACCATCCCCAAAAAACAGACCTGTTATGCTTATGACTGTGAGAATGAATGAGGCAATTCCATCACCAATGAGAGCTGGCACCTTtcatctgccacacacacacctcggtgGAGGAGAGCCATAgacactgcacacactaacccagggCTACAAGAGAGCCATAgacactgcacacactaacccagggCTACAAGAGAGCCATAgacactgcacacactaacccagggCTACAAGAGAACCATTTGACACTACATCACTGTGGTTCATTTTCTATCGTCACATGAGCTATAGCACATTTCAGGCTGCCACCAGGGGATACAAAAATGAATAGATCTCATTATAACAAGATAGTATCAACAAGCTATCTGAATTATCCTGAAAGGAAACAGCTTTTCTTCGGGAAACAAAATCTTACATGTGCAAGAATTTTGTGGGAACTGGTGAATTTATTGAGAAAAGCCTAGATGTTCTAAAGGTATTACTATGTCACCACACCAAGTGTGATAGTCACATTCATGAAAGAAACACCTGCTTCATTAATATCTTTACAGCATGAATGCAccaaataaaaaacattcaGAGCACCAACTCTTGGAGGCAAAGGCACAGTCAGTGAGTCAGCCTCAGGGATTTTAATTCAGGTACTCTTTTAATTACATCCTAGCCCATTTTCCTGGAGCAGAGCGTAATGATTGGCTCAGGGGACCCGCCAGTCAAACTAACAGAGCATCTGACTGGCTTACGGGACAGAGAATCCCTGCCCAGCCGATTACTGTGCTGCTTGTACGTCACTCTGGCTCTGATCATCTTATGGCAAGCGCACACACCCCTGTCTGCTAAAAACACACCCTTATCTCGTCACAGGAGAGTAGAGACAACCAACCATGGCAACCAGGCTTTTTTCATCCTCATCCCAAAAACGCCCTACATCTGGGTGAAACTGCACTGAAATAGATTACCTTCTGTTTCTGTTCACCATCTCTCCCCAACACATACTGGCTGAATGATTGATTTACTGACATCTACTctgcatatatacagtatagaaAACTGTCCCACAATGCACTTTTCAGAGCATCCTTCATTTTGCTtcacatatactgtaggcctttTCATCTTCTAGACCTGCATCCACTAGCTACTACGATTAACAGCACCGAAGTGTCAACTGAATAGTCTACACAAGAGaactgagaggagaggagaggggaggagaggagaggagaggagaggagaggggaggggaggagaggagaggagaggagaggagaggagaggagaggttgcATGACATGAGACAACCACATCACCTAGTCCCTGATAACTGTCATTGTGTGGCCTATAGAGATAATAATGTTTGCCACTATCAAGTTAAAAGGGCAGAGTGACTAAGAATTTCAGTAACTCTAGTCAGTATGAAGGTTCTCAGCATTACTGACCAGAGGTACAATTCTGGATATCAAATACCCAACAACATAAAATGATCACATTACAACCACAATATCTTCTAAGATAAAGGAAGCTTGCATGTGCTTGAATGAGAAAGTGTTTGAGCTGATGGGGTCTTTCTCCTCTGACCTTGTTCTGGGCACGCTCGGCTGAACCTCTCTGGGGTTTCCCTATGCACTCTGCAGGGGTTGTAGTGGCATGAGTCAGGCCTTTTAGGACATAGAGGACTTGGCACACAGGCTCTCTATGCATTTGTGGTGAATAATGGACTAGACTTCCAGGAAGTATGAACAGTGTGCTTGATCTTAAACATGTTTGATGACTGAGACCATTTATCACACTAGGGAAAATATGTATGTGTAGAAAATCAACAACTCCTGGTGAAACCATGGAGTACCATGTCTATATATTTATTCTTCACAAAGTATAGGATTTTCAAATGACGTCAAACATTAGGTTGGAAAGCATAGACAGACTATAGTATCAGTAGTCCCCTAAAATAAACTACCATCAGACAGTTTCCTTAAGCAGGATGATTGATGGAGGAGATTGCAGGGCCCACAGCACAGTATGCAGAGCAGTTCGCTCCACACTTTCAGGTCCCCTCACTGGGAGGAGAACAGGTCTGCTGACACAGTCAGAAAGTGACAGCCTAAAAGGAAACACAGGCTAACAGATTACCCTCGGGATTTCCTCCCCAGGCTAGACCTCCTACAGTTCACTGTCACATGGTTCGTCATGAGGGAACACTGCAGGGAAGTCAAAAGCCTCCAATCCTGGACTTATAATATTTTCAAGTTTTTGTCTTTTAATAAGCCCTACGGGGGAAAACTGTGTAGCATTTAACCGTAAGTGTAACATTATCACCAATATGGCTGCATCCACTGTGTGCGTGTCTTGGGAAATACCACAGCCCCAGGGCACGTAGCTATTTATTTTGGATTGTTTGTTAATGATAACAGTGGTGCTTACATGCTTATACAAGACCAACACCACAAGTATTCATTAGTCAAGTAGATGgccatttaggcctactgtaattctACTCATTAAGCAGCTGGTCTTTTGAAACGTTATCAGCGGATTAAAGATGCATTGTGAGACATTATGATTTCAGCCCGTGACAGGTCCACCTGCAGACGTAGGCTATGTGACTCAGTCACATAAGGTGCTTAGGAGCTTTCATCTCTATTGCCAAACAACCGAGCCGATAACTTCAGGTGAATTCAGACTGTCGCTCAAACTGCTGCTTTGACACAGGGCATAAACCGTCCGTgtccatgcacaaacacactagcTCGCACTTGGGGCAGTTAGGCTACTTGGTGCGGCACAGCCCGTATCCTGGTGACTGTCACATGCGCCCTTCGACCCAACAATGAGCAACAGCCATAAATAATGGATTGTCTTAACCTGGCTTTATCGGCTTACAATGACGGGAAAACGGTGCATACACCCCAGTAAAAAACAGTGAGGACATTCATTTTGGTGGCATATGGTAGGCTACGATGCGCACAGGTGCAGCACGACTTCAAAGTTACAATTGCGTTTGAGTTGGGACTATCCTCTCTATGAAAGATAATATGGGGGCGGACAttcacccatccatccatccattaacGCCGTTCACATTTTAGTCGAAGTACATAAACATCATTAACGCTGCGCGTTGCGAGTGTTACATTGTTCTAAATAGTGAACATACCTGAACGGCCCGGGTGAAGAAGACGCCCGCATCCGACGCCAGCTTTTTCACATTGAAATCCATCGTTTAAACCTCTATGCTGCTATGCGTTTCAGAAACATCGGCTTGCTCTTATCCCCCACAACGAGGACGGGGAGCCCAGTGCGTACTGAGATGCGGCGGTGCGTGGCATAGGCAGAAGGAGGCTACCTACATAGCCTCTAATCTGCTAGCATCCGTCATATCGGAAATCCTCAACCCACCCTGGCTTTAAAGGAGACTGGGTTTAAAAACCCACCGTTTTAGTCTATTGATATAGTTTCAAGGCAGGAGACAGTCACGATGCAGGCAGCTGGCAACCATTGAAAATGCAGTCTAACACTGGCTGTAATCTGCTGCAATACATAAAACTGTACGGTTTCAAACaatctacagtagcctaaattatGACTAAATCATCAGTCTCAGCAACATTAGGCCTATGCTCTAATATAGCTGATAGCTACAGTAATTTTATTGTAACATTTAAATTAATATTTAATATACATATTCTGATATTTTAAAGGAATATTAAAAATGATAATAGTATAGGCTAATATTTCACATTTAAAATCATCGTTAAAAACAGCCAAATCTAAACAAGACAAGAAATATTAGTGTGGGATGGTCATCAGTAGGTAGCTTCCTACAAGCTATTGCTGATTCTGCATGTCAAAATGGTTTCACACCTAAAGTAAATCTTTTTTATAAGAGCAGAACCAAAAATGAATGGAACTCTACTGAACATTAAACAAAACTGAAGCTGAATATgattaaatattaaaataagCTATATTAACTTATAAACATAGCTTTCTGCATCACTCTGTAGAATAAGAGATGAACAAATtatgtgatatgtgtgtttTAAGCACCACTTCATCATCGGTATTTATTGTAATTCATGATAGTATATTAAAAAATACACAAATTCAAGGTACTTTTTTGCATCGGACAACAGAAGCAtgtaaaacatgaaaaacaacTGCATCTTTGGAGTGCTCACACAAATGTGATGAGATCCCCAATTGGATGTCTGGCCATTTCCTTCCTGGCTTCAGTCTGCATCCAGGGGGATCTCTCTTGCTTTCcctgggtggtgtgtgttggtagacCCCAGCCTCGGATGGCCTCCTCAAACAGTGTCACCAAGCAGTCTGGTGCATATTGCTCACAAAGCTGGAAAAGCTGCTGGGCCCCTTCAGCTGCTCTGTCACTGGTTACCCACAATGCAAATCGCATATGCATATCGGAAAAGACATGTGCATTATGTCTCTTATTAGTGTGCCAGGAAGCATTTCACAAGGTAAATAGCTACAGCAATCAGCCGAATAAAACAAGACATAAAATTGAGAAATATAATTTTGGAATATGTGTCATGCGAAAGCAACATCCTGCGGTTGGTTGTTCTGCATGTAAGAATTCAGGCCCCGTCCGTTCAAGTTGGCTAAGGTAAGTTACAGTGACAGCGAAACTTTATGTCAATTGACCAAAGTCGGGCCTTCAAGTCTAGATGATCCTATGCATCTGCACACCTCCACTCTACTTGGTGTGATCCTGCACCCACTGACACAGGCGTGTGCAGTAGGCAGGAGGGCTGACTGTGGAGAAGGTCTGCCCTGGGTGCCTGAGTCTCTTCCACCAGTGCTCCAGCCTCTTCTTAAAACCGTACACGGTAAAAATGTCAATGATGCCTATGAAATAGCGCTGCTCTGGCCCGTCGATGACGTGCAGGGGGTTCTTGAAGTTGGGGAGCAGTCTGCGGTTCTGGGTCTGGAAGTCTCTCAGCTCCGCTGAGCCTGTGCGTGCCCCTCTCCCGCACGGCTCTCCGTGTACACTGCCGACTTCCTCCTCAACCTCACAGCTGCCTTTATGCGTCTCCACAACTCGACACTGCTGCATCCCACAGTCCGTCTGGGACACCAGAATGGTGGATTCCTCCTCTGGCACTGTTCCTGGCACTGAGGGGGCTGTTCCTGTGTGCGTGGGACTGGAGCTCGTGATCATGGACCTGGAAAGGCAAAGATACGGGATGACACTGCAGTTCTCCTAACAAAGGCTGTCAGTGTGAGGGTATGCAGTTCTGCAATTGGTATTGCTTGGTGCATATTAGAATTGCTAGCTCTGTATGTTTTAGAGCCTGCTACAGCTAATTCACTTTAGTATTGACATTTTCTCACTCAAGTAAACATCTGCAATAAATGTTGTAATTTATCTCATTGTAAATGTAGTTCCAGCCACAAGATGGTGCAATTGGCATACTAGCTGGAATTGCactagatagatggatggatagatagatagatagatagatagatagatagatagatagatagatagatactttatttatttatccctACAGAAATGTAGCCCTGAGTTAATTTGGGGTTAATGGTAATGGTTTAGTTGTTACTTTATGTTGGCTTAGATATTTATTATGAACTGGATAGAGTATATTAGTATGTTTActattcatttcattttttacaTGCCTGCTGGTTCCCCCCTTTGCAGTGAGGGCTGAAATAGACCTGAAAGCAGAAGTAGAGTGAACTTTTTCATGGTTTGTATTTGTAGTGTTGTGGGACAAGTGTGACTTAAAATAACACCCCAGAAATGCTCCCGGTATATTCCGGAATGATTCAGGAACAGGTCATTTGCATGGTGATTCCTCAAACACAGAAAAGCATTCCAGTCAAATGTACATTCTCCTAGCCTGGCCTTGCCTTCCTACGTACTTCTGCTCGATTTTCATCTCCCTCCACGACTCCTTGTAGAAGCAAAGCGTACCAAGGGGATGGCAAATGGCCAGGCTAACATTCGCCCAGATAGCTTTTACATTTCGACTTTAAAGGTTTTCCATTTAAATGTATGTTAAACCTGCTAATACGCACTCTACAGTTGCAGTACTGGAACATTCATGTTTCTTTTCCTTTTCAGGATGTGAGTTGTGGGTCGTTACTCACTTCTTGGTGCGCATGATGAGTGTGGCGAAGGAGAGACTCTGGTGCCGCTCGTCCTGGTGCAAGGGCTGATGGGCCAGCAGGAGGCTGTAGTCCAGCACGTTCAGCGTCTGGAGGAAGGCCGTGTCTATCTCCACCTGCCGCAGTAGCCAGGGCCGCTGCTGGTCtgaccacacatcacacacaggcTCATTTGGTCACCAGCTCCAGTTAAACACAGAGCAGACTTCTAACAgtttcaacaaatgtgtagaaATTGAATGTTGATGTGGAATTGTAGATTATTATAATACCCAGCCTATAAATTCTTACTTAAATATGATTTTGTAAAACACCTTGCCTAAAAGATTCTATtgaatatatatacatacattacaaAGTGCTTTACGAAGGCAAAATACAAAAGCTTACTGAGGGCACTGCAGATTTGCACCTATtacttttttaaataatttccTTCTAACTATCTTTAAAGAGCTGTTGTAACCTTTGGATCTTGTGTTCTTTTGTATTAATTTATCAAACATAATACGAATAAGACATACAGCAACACAGTGTACAGAGGCTAGAGTACACCATCACAGTCACTCAGAGCTTTGCAATGTTGGAGTGCATCAGATGAGTAGGCAAAATATTCTGACTTTTCTTATTTAAATACTCAACATCACAATATTTTAAGATATTGCCTACTATCTGATAAATTAATCAACATCTGATGTTAGGTAATCAGGGTGACAAGCAGCACTTCCAAACCACCAGGAAAGTTCATTTCAGCTGTATTTCAACCATGTAAATCATAATGAACTAGTTGCCGTTGAAGCGTAAGCTATTAAATGCTTTTTATAGCATTTACCCATAACAGTGTGGAAACATGTTTTCTCAGTGTAGACCACAAGTGAGATATCTAATATTTCCTCACATCAAGTCATCACCTTTACTTTATTTTGGGGTCCTTGGGAGGCTGTGTCAAAGAGGATGCTATTTTTCCATTTTACAGTCAAATGTCATGCTCGCTTAGTCTGCAGGGGAAAACTCATATTTTATTTACCTagtgtgatgaactgcccttcAAAATTGAGATCTTTCAGCACCACAATGACCTGAGTGCCTTCAGGTGCAGGCTCTGTCCAGCGGCTCACCTGACACCCTTTAATATCGTACCTGCCAAAACACTCAAGGTCAACTCAGTCATCCCATGCAAGCCAAGCAACCTCCTTGCTCCTGAAAGCATATTATATTTTCAAAAAATGCTACACGTCATGAGATATAAAAGACCTGCATCCCTGATGCGATACATCCACATTTGGTATTTTACTTTATTGCCATGCTCAAGGTTATAGAGCTGTGTTTACAGTGAAAAAGAATAGCAGatgtttcactagttcgcccgtcgGTATAATTGCTATACTGAGTGTATAAGCTAAGCGcgtgtttggcatggtagctggccgtgcatggaatgcctgaagcggagatcgcgatagagcgatggccgcttgcaccccccagtgtaaggaggatgagtaactgggctatcagtgaaatggaggagtaaggggaggaggagggataatTTTGCGAGCGCCGCAATgtgtgacgtatggataagGCCGGCTTAAATATCCTGGTGGCGGAAgacaggtgagttaattgctgtcaatcatccctaagggctcctcccgaactttgtttagaaaacataattttgtcATACATTGCTGTACATTTTgtttgcatatatatatatatatatataggagagaatgttaaattgaTTACCATATTTTCCGGACAAgttgcaccagtcaaaaaatcatgaagaggaaaaaaacatatatgaaatatatatatatatatatatatatatatatatatatatatatatatatatatataaatatatatatatatgttgcacctgagtcgcaggaccggccaaactatgaaaaaaagtgtgacttatagtccggaaaatacggtacataTCTTAATTCAGCACTTTACCTTTTTTCTAAATATTATAGGCTATCTACTATTAGCCCAACATATAATATAACATCCATTTTGTATGCCTTTAggaaaatacaaaaatgcatTAAAAGCATTAAAGTTAGAGGTCCACCTTACCTTGCATCTATTCTCTCATCTGGGTAAAAAACACTCTGCATTACAATGAAGTATTTCTGTAAAGACAGATAACAGCTATTAAATGGGTGGTTGATTTAACGTAATTAAAGGGAAGAGGGTTAAAGGAACATGTACCTTCCTCTGCTGGGGAATTTTGATTCGATGAACACCTTAAAATGAATGAAATACAGTTACCACCACAGGCCTTAAGCAAGATATATCTCTATATTTTGGACCAAAAGAAGAATTGACTGCATATATGAGTAAGAGTTTCTCACCTAAGAATTTAACCAGAAGGGAATGGGGATAATTTTCCAGATGCTCCatatagatttttaaattagaCAGCAGGAACCGAACTTCCCTTTTGTTTTGTGTCTTCAGGAAGAACCGTTTATCATTTCTGTGAgtaacaaagttacaaagtgaGGGAAGCATATCATCagtgatgcctgtgtgtgtgtgtgtgtgtgtgtgtgtgtgtgtgagagagagagaaacaggcctGAGACAGCATTAAGAATGAGCAGCAGCATGTCATACCACTGCTACAGTAGCGGTAACTCACGTGAGGAAGAAGTCTGCTTTGCTTTTGGAGTTGCTGATAAACTGCAGGTAGTGGCCTTCAGACGACAGTGAGTGCTGAtactctttctctgtcattcCCAGAGAGCGACGCAAGCTGGCAAACACGGGCCCTGCAAACGACTCCATTCGAAAGTCCTACACAGAAATATATAGCGATGATCATTTGTGAAATCAGCTTCATTCTTATGTTTAAAGCATGCAATAGTTTAAATTAAAATACCTTATGAATCTGAGTGACCTCCATCCTGAAATCATCGTCAGACAGTTCCTCCTACAGTAGAGAGGAATTGTAAAGTAGATTGGAAATATTTGTATAGATTTCAATTACTACAAGTTGACTAGAAAATAGCAATATTCACAGAAACATTTAGTCTACGCGATCTAGAAATCCAATAGTGTTTTCTCATTATGTCCAGAAATGAACCCTCAACTGAATTTCTAACCCTCTCGCTGCAGCAACATTCTGTAAACCATTCAACGCTTAATAGTACTATCTGTAAGGGTGTCGAATACCTCCAAGTAGACTAAAATAACTATTGTGTGGTAGAGACACAGAACCATTTAAGGATATTTTCACTGAACAGTTAATTTAGTATTGTCTCTACTTACAGTGtctttttgtgtatgtgagtgagtgagtgagtgagtgagtgaagtgaGTGAGGGAAGTAAGATTTATTTGTAAGAGAGTAACTCCACTGAGAGTAGCTGTAGTGAAAAACAAACTTGTGCTCCCTTGTTGAACTGCTGAGTCAACTAGCTTTGGCGCTCCATCTATGGTCACAGGACTGCCTTCAATCACATGtatacatagtgtgtgtgtgtgtgtgtgtgtgtgtgtgtgtctgactgagtAACTACCCCGtgacctctctctgtcactaTCACAAAAGAGCCACAGCTCAGCTTTTATAGGTTCGGTGTCAGTCACATTCTTCTATAAACCTGAGCCAAATCTCTACTGACAAATTATTTCCCTTGAGACAAACCAAATAATATTCCAAAAACAAattaggagggggggggggggggtgacttgGCAGAAATAGAGACAGAACCTGCCATCTCACCCACTGATAACATTGTAGCTTGGCTGGTTTATGCGCGTTACTCTGTGACATGAACTGTGCCTACAGTGAGACTAGTGGGCTCAACACTTCTGTCCTTTGTGAGAACAGCGGACTTGTTTGTGACACAGCCTGGCCCTGCTCTCTCCAAACGCCCCGTCCAAAGGCACGCGATTTCGGGGGAGGCGGTAGAGGAGCGGTCCCTCTATGGGGACCATTGTCTCTCATCAGAGTTAAATAAGGCAGCAAGCAGGCTTCCAAACAACACCCCTAATAACGTCCCTGAGGACGGGGGGGGGATCACTACTGTGGCGCTTTCAATCCAGAGCTCTCTGTCTAATAATAGGTGCATGGATCTTGCGTTTGATCATCCCACTCCTCTTGACTAAGGTCCTCCTCGCTCATCTTGCATGCCTGTCGGGTCACTCGTGCACATAATTGAGAGCAGACCTCTGGCACAGTGTAAGGACACTCTTGAGTGGAGCAGATTATGGTTGCTTTGTGAAAATCTGAAAGGTGTTTTGTTATGGGGGATAGAGCTGATAACAAAATGGCCAGATGGTCAAAGTGATCTGTTTACGGCTTGATTTTTGAACAAATGAGGCCTCTAACTTTATTACAATGAAGGCCCATGTTGTGTGGGTTATGAAACGCACATTCAATACAAAAACACCCTGTGATGACTGAGCATCTAGAAAAATGACTATTTTGACTATTTCCTGAATGACACAGTTTTGCAGTACAAGGAAATGCAATGTGCAAGGAAATGCAATGTGTTAACCGGCAGTAACCATcatggtgtgtgtatctgtaatcACAAATATCCCTTATTAGTCCTTTTTCACTTACTTTGGGTCAAACAATATTTTACACAGAAACACTCTTGACATATTGGTTGCAGCTTCTTCATGTCAATGTCTTGTTAC
Encoded proteins:
- the pip5kl1 gene encoding phosphatidylinositol 4-phosphate 5-kinase-like protein 1 isoform X1, producing MTHTEMEMSGAGQPRRSRTVKRRRWGGLRQQWKLLGLFEIDQQHDFYGLTCMMKEGLSAAIQNSIDNPLPEELSDDDFRMEVTQIHKDFRMESFAGPVFASLRRSLGMTEKEYQHSLSSEGHYLQFISNSKSKADFFLTNDKRFFLKTQNKREVRFLLSNLKIYMEHLENYPHSLLVKFLGVHRIKIPQQRKKYFIVMQSVFYPDERIDARYDIKGCQVSRWTEPAPEGTQVIVVLKDLNFEGQFITLDQQRPWLLRQVEIDTAFLQTLNVLDYSLLLAHQPLHQDERHQSLSFATLIMRTKKSISALTAKGGTSRSMITSSSPTHTGTAPSVPGTVPEEESTILVSQTDCGMQQCRVVETHKGSCEVEEEVGSVHGEPCGRGARTGSAELRDFQTQNRRLLPNFKNPLHVIDGPEQRYFIGIIDIFTVYGFKKRLEHWWKRLRHPGQTFSTVSPPAYCTRLCQWVQDHTK
- the pip5kl1 gene encoding phosphatidylinositol 4-phosphate 5-kinase-like protein 1 isoform X2 → MTHTEMEMSGAGQPRRSRTVKRRRWGGLRQQWKLLGLFEIDQQHDFYGLTCMMKEGLSAAIQNSIDNPLPEELSDDDFRMEVTQIHKDFRMESFAGPVFASLRRSLGMTEKEYQHSLSSEGHYLQFISNSKSKADFFLTNDKRFFLKTQNKREVRFLLSNLKIYMEHLENYPHSLLVKFLGVHRIKIPQQRKKYFIVMQSVFYPDERIDARYDIKGCQVSRWTEPAPEGTQVIVVLKDLNFEGQFITLDQQRPWLLRQVEIDTAFLQTLNVLDYSLLLAHQPLHQDERHQSLSFATLIMRTKKSMITSSSPTHTGTAPSVPGTVPEEESTILVSQTDCGMQQCRVVETHKGSCEVEEEVGSVHGEPCGRGARTGSAELRDFQTQNRRLLPNFKNPLHVIDGPEQRYFIGIIDIFTVYGFKKRLEHWWKRLRHPGQTFSTVSPPAYCTRLCQWVQDHTK